The stretch of DNA ATCTAAGGCTTAGCCCAGACATCTTTCaggggaagctcatttctgctgctcgcATCCATAGTCTTGTTCTTGTTGACTTCATCCATGCAGGAAGAGCTTGGTGGCAGACCCTCCACAGCACAGATTGACCTCTGTTAGTTCAGACAGCAGACAATCACTCCAGAtactcataaaaacaaaaatacaaacacatataAGCTCCTCTGTGCGTCGCTTGGAAGAAATTTGTGTTGAATAAATTAGTTCAGTTCTTTACTAGCATGCGGCCTTCAGATCAccagtttgtttcctgtttctgtagCTCTGAGCTATGTGTACCTCCTTCATTTCCTGTATGGTATTCCTGCATGCCCACCCTGATATAAAGACTAAAACTGTCCCTGGCTTTCATGTGTGACATGAATCAccataaaaaacacattttgatttATGCAGAGAACATGATTCATGTCACTGTGtcaagattttatttttccccttcaaacaaaccaaaaattagCTGATGGGATCAATAATAATCACAAAATTTAATTCATACACCAGCAGTTCGTCCAGCCGCACACACATAAAGCCCCATTTGTCATTTTCGAGGTAAACCAAATGTATGCTATTTTAATGTATTCAttataataaacacaaacaaaaacagaaaatctacAGCATGAGGTGGGATCAAGAATGCAGAGAAAATAGTACATTTTTTCTTAATTATACTGTGAACCTGTTCATGTACTCATCTTCTTACCTTTAAGAAATTAACAGTTTTTAAACAGATACAAACTTTAACGCGAGTTATGATGCGAGTTACTCAGCTTTTCcaaaatcaaaataaactggtgtttgtttgttttttttgttgcctttttgttcttttaaatttttatatttaatattgttGACGACATACTAATCATCTCCTCTGCACCACAACATATGAGTCAGTGTGTGAAATCCTCCTCCGTCCAAACAATGACCAGAAACATTAGAATTATTATTTTCTAAAGTCCAGACTGTCTTGTGTGGGCTTCAGCAATCTGTAGCTCTCTGTGTGGGGCTggaatatttgaatatttgattGAAGGGATGAGTATTTGTTTGCCATTAGTTTGGCGGTTTCAGTTTTAATGTGCTTATTTCTgagataaaacataaaaaaaacttttttttaatcccatgATTGTTCCATGTTTTAGGGCATAATATGGAAATAAATGTTCTTAAATGTAgaatatttgcatttatttatagtATATCTCTTGTAGATAATactttaaaatgatattttccaacaaacagctcagactgagagTTTCTAACTTTTAAGTCATGaatttataaggaaaaaaacTGGGTTactctgagattaaagttaagagtaaaaaaaatccagattatTTGACTGTAAGTTATGAACCTCTAAGGAAAGAGATTAAAGTGGGACTACTGCGCATGTCCATGTCCATGTCAGAGTGTAGAaattcctaatatggtcatcacAGACACAGAGGCCCCACCCACCTCCTGTGTTTatgaggagcagccaatcagaagaaagctagCTTGTTTTGGATGGAGGATGAACCAAGAGCCAGCATCAAAGTCCAGTATGAGataaatgaggattattttgaactgtgactcatgcaaagctacacTTCTGGAGTCCAAGATTTaaaatatggagctgaaaatgagcagaatgGATCCCCTTTTAAATTGCAAATTAATGAGCGAAAtaaagtttttcagttttggCAGTGTGCCAGGGCCAGCgatgtggttttgttttgttaatttacagctttaaaatttttttttttcttagatttAACCCCTTCCCCCTCTCTTCGCTCCATATTATCTCAAAGAGCCTGATAAATACACAGCTGCACCTGATCAGATGAGCAAACATTCTCTTTCTTTTGTGTCCTGCAGGGCGAGCTGTTGAGCCCCTGCCGCTGTGACGGCTCAGTGCGCTGCACCCATCAGCCCTGCCTCATCCGCTGGATCAGCGAGAGGGGCTCCTGGAGCTGCGAGCTCTGCTACTTCAAGTACCAGGTCCTGGCCATCAGCACCAAGAATCCGCTGCAGGTAACACGAGGAGAGTCTGCACCACAAACACGCTGAAGTCTGGGAAAACAAAGCTTCACACTCCCTGCTGTGATTATTACTGTTGCACAATTTGATCTAAAAACACTGATTCCGAGTCTGTCCAGATGACTCACACTGTCTGCACAAACAAACCAGCACAGCATGGCTCACTCCAGTGTGCTTTTTTGACTAAGATTCAAAGTCCTGGCTAAACAGCCACATAAACAAGACGATGATGGTGTGTGAATATGGAGATGATGACAAAACATTCTCCCCTGTGAGGTACTAGCTCCTAAAACACATGAGTGATGCAGGCAGGGAGATTTAATGACGTGGaaagaggagctgctgctgtcagctaacctttcataataaaatatacaaacgcTGCTGCAGCAGACCCAACACTCTTTTGCCTGAACAAATCTCTCAGCCATCGCTGTGGTGTGAGGACTGTTTGCCATATTGTGCTGACACATTTTCCCTCTGCGTCACTGTCCGTCTGCCCTCCTTTTCAGAGGCAGCCAACCGCTCTAAAACCTATTGAAAAGATGCCATgtatgtgttggtgtgtgtgttaatttgtCAAATGTGtggatttttctctctctggtgACAAGTAATGTAGAAGATTGGTGCAAAGTGACTAATTATGCACAAGTTACAGGTACTTTTGCGTGTCCGTCCTGTGCTACTTTACCCTTACACTTGAGTATTTTAAGTGCTCTTCTTCACATTTACCAGCAAGGCTTCGTAAACTGCTTTGTGTCTGCcccgtgtttttgtttttgtccctcCGTTCCTTCTTTTCTTGGTTTCCCcagtgtttccttgtctttgtcTCGCTCTGATCTTCTTCCCTTGTCTTTATTGTTTctactttctgttttgttttgttttggtaatTGCTTTTCCTCGCATGTCTCCTGTGcatttcctgtgtctgtgtctttccTCCTTTGTGATGGTCTGGCCTGCCTTTATTGTTACCACAtgtgtcttgctgtgtgtatgtatggtcctgtttttccatttgtttttgtctggtcgtcctctctttttttatttgtaccCCAGTTATTTCCTTCAGTTTGGTCTACTGGGTTCTCCTGCcaggtttcttcttttttttccaagttctTTTTTGTATCCTAATACTCTGTGTCTTCGATCCTGCGCCCCACTTGCTGAATTTTCCTCCAGCAGCAAGTACTTCTGCACAGGCCATGGgacatataattttaaaaagtatgcgAGCACGGAAGGAATATAAACATCCAAATAAGACTTTAAATTAGTGTGATTTATTTAATCTATTACTCTTATAACTCATAAATTTAATGGTGCACAGGAAGGAAAGAACTTAAACGTGGGACACGGGGGGCAGAGTAAAATCCCCAAATTAAACTTTAATTACTGGGCAGCAGTCAAACACAGGAAAATAAGACCAGCAAAGGAAAGACAAAAGTCCATAAAATGGGCAGAATGTCATGCATGAAGAGGAGCACGatgaaacaaatacacacaaggaaaatatcacaaaaatgGATGCTTAGGAAGTCATCAGTGATGAACCTAAATGAGTCCTTACAGTATTTAGTGCTGTTTTACATTCAGTTAAAGGCAGTCTactttgtttttccttatttctGTCATACATGCTGTTATAATGGTGCCCAAAGTTTCAGATTCTTTCTTCTCTTGCATCTGCGTGACGTCACTGAGAGCAAATATCCCTTTAATGGCTGGTTccagcacacagctctggctgtgagcacaaacgTCCCACCCATCTGATgttcaaaccttttgtttgtgaggggcagccaatcataAGAAGGCTTGTTTAAAGGGAGAGGAAGCTTATTTCAGACAGAATATGCTCGGGGGGATTTAACAGGaattattttgaactttgaATCAGAAACATCTACTCCAGTAGAGTCCGAGACTACAAAGAATATATCCCATTTagatttcagttagtttccagaCTGGGTTTAGCTTTAgctagttttagtttagtttctgtATCAAGTTTTATCTTTTTACTATAATACTGGAGTCTTTGTCAAGGGGAAGATTTTGGAAGCTCTTCATTTTTCACATATAGGTTTAGTTCTTAATTGAATTATCATTCAGTAAGATAGTCGTGGTGTTTATTCTGAATGCAGGGTAACTTCAGTGAAGTATGTTTACGTTATTGCCCTGGCACTTTGGTTCCTGTAAATGATCAGACTTCTTTCCCCATTACTGATTTAGACTCTTTTCTCCTTCAGTGGCAGGCCATCTCTCTGACCGTGATTGAGAAGGTGCAGATAGCAGCCATTATTCTGGGTTCCCTGTTCCTCATCGCCAGCATCTCCTGGCTCATCTGGTCCTCCCTCAGCCCCTCGGCCAAGTGGCAACGTCAGGACCTGCTCTTCCAAATCTGCTACGGCATGTACGGCTTCATGGATATTGTGTGCATAGGTAAAGGACAAAGAGATGCAAGTCTGACGCACAAACATGGGACATTTTCATAAGTAAACTTTTAAGATGGGAAATAGTCCACAGTTGTTTCCTTcatgtagcacacagcaggaaatagtCTGCTTCAGATGTGTTTGCACAATTGGAAATGATCTTTGTAATTTAGGTGAAGGAGCTGCAGGAAGCTGCACATATGAGACCAGAGTAATGGGGTTATTACTCAAAAAAAGTAACGTATTACACAttattcttatatatatatatatatatatatatatatatatatatatatatatatatatatatatatatatatatatatatttatttatataccttGACCAGCCACCTATCGCACACGCTCacccaaaatgcactttttcaagttttctcCAGTGAAACCAGATGAAACATCCAGGGTAACATTTCAGTTGTTTCTGTTCTTCTTTGTCATACACATTAAATTGTTGCAGTTTATTGAAACTATGATATATCCCATGACACTGATGCTGAGATCATGGTGAACAAAAATGATATTTTAGAGTCCAtttcatatatatgtatataatattaaGAGTTGAAGGTCAGATTTAGAGGCATTCTGATACGCTCTGTCACCATAGTCCATTATTGGTAAGTTGGTAAAGGTTTCAAACCGGCTAATGTCCAATTTTCACATGCCACCTCTATCCAGTAAGTCCTGGAAAAGTTCAAGTCTGGGAATCGACTCgctttttggagccagcctcggTGCAGGTGTGAAAATGTCACGCAGGAGTTGTCGGCAGCAGGAGCTAAAGACATGAAAAGATGTAGATTGAAGGCTTAGGCTACATTATGCAACAACgaggagagcaaagaaaaacaggatgCACTGtgcaatgacaaaaatattaataaacatAAGTTGCATTATGCAAGGACAAACTAGCGCGGTGATGAAAGCATGTATTCGGCTCACATTTTCTTGGTTTTTAAGGTCATGCGCAATTACGAAGCTAAGTGGGCAGATGGTGCATAGGTAGGGGATAAAAACTACACTAAAAGCCAAACAAATTTTTGATGATGTTGCAGACTACAAGAgactgtttagttttttttctttaggagTGACTTGATTGTTCTTGTGTAACTGTGAGTTGCCGGTGTAAGACAACACTGAGAACAGATGGCATCAGATATCTGCACTGTGATTACTGCCAACTGTCTATTCTCAACCACAGATGAGATGGAAAGTTCCTACCTGTGGTGCTGATGCAGCTCCAGGCTACTTTTCATGAAATATTTGATGCTTCCATGCGCTGTCCTTCACCCTGCCTCTTCTTCTGCTTCCCCCCTCCCCACCCAGGCCTAATAATCCACGAGGGATCGTCAGTGTATCGAATCTTCAAGCGATGGCAGGCTGTCAATCAGCAGTGGAAAGTACTGAACTATGAGAAATCGAAGGACTTGGGCGACCCGGTGAGTTCAAGCAGTAAGACGGGCGCTCGCGGCTCTCGCGGTAACCCTCACGGTctggccagcagcagcagcgggcGACAGAGCAGGAGGCTAAGAACTATTCTGAACCACCACTGTGGATACACCATCTTGCACATCCTGAGCCAGTTGAGGCCCAATGACCCGCGGATCAGCGCTGCCGCCAACCGGGAGGTGGTGATGAGGGTCACCACCGTATGAGTGGCACAAGAGGATGAGATGCCCTCTTCTGTGTCCTGATGTAAATGAGAGGAGGGACTTAATGTTAAATACTAAAGACTAAGAAATGGGAACCCCATGAGGAGCTGAGTGATGCCCGGAGCATCaacagacagcacacacacatacacacacacacacacacacacacacacgaggatTTCTCCTCTTGTTtcatacaacaaaagaaagccagATGCTCCTTTTCAATAATTAAAGAACTGATGAAGATAAACGATGAAAAAGCATTAAAAGACATCAAACGTGAAATGCGTAAACAGGCTTTACAAACCTGATCCAAGATGATGAGACGTTTTTTTCCAGTTCAATATCAGGATGCACAGAacattttttccttgtttttaatCCTCTTGGTTTGATttgtatttcttcttcttcttcttcttcttcttcttttttttttttttttactcactttGATTTTGTACGGATGTATGATTTTAGAGGAAATCATGTAACTCAATACATGCCAAGCATTTCCAGACAGCTATGTATAATGATCTTAAAAATTTCTACACGCTAAACCGATGCTGGTAAAACAGAccgaaaactgaaaataaacaaacatgtggGCTCCACAGAGGCAACAACAGGACAATAAGTCataatgagtaaaaaaaaaaagaaaaaaaaaaagaaaaaaaaggggggaaaaaaaaggaaacaaacaaaaaattaaaaaaagaaatcaataagATTTCAGTTACACTTTTAACCTTTCTGCAATAAAGATACGTATGTACATTTCACAGGGAATTTTGCATGGGTATATAATTTTATTCTTGATCACATTACATAAGCACATGACAAAATTTGCTCTATTTCGAATGGTGCTTGCcaaaataaacactttaaaaacatctgATTTCATCGCACCAACTTTTTGTCGGCAGAACAAATGGCAGTGTGTTGCAGCTCTTTCAGCTAAGATACAgtttgttgctgctgtgtgctgatTCAGATTTGATAATAAGTTAAAGTATTGGATTAAAAACGAGATCGGATGATCTCTTACTTCTCAGTCTCACTCAGTCTCTTATTTACCCACCCTGTAGCATAACGCATGGTTTGGTCGAGTGTGTCATTGTTTTTTCTGGTGTGGAAATGTAGTGATGTGTTGGAAATAAAGCGGGACGtctttcatttatatattttttttcagtttttaacttGATTAACCCgatttaaaggggacctattccgcttttctttacttttctgtcatatatactGTTACTATGGTGaatattcatattaaacatgaccaaagtttcaaataatgaggtcagtgtatgtacaaATAATCTCTGTGAgctaaaagctcaggcttcacacTGCTCTAAACACCCATTTTCATGAAcccttggctctgtatgatgtcagagagaggggatatccctaatatggtcatctctgGCAGGTGgctggcagccaatcagaagaaagttggcctAAAGGGAGGTTAGcgttaaagggggaggagctgaaactgtcatggccggggaggaaacggacgaggaaggacaaacatgcaggactccggagatgggcataactcaaaggcatttattaatgtagggaaaaacaatacaaaaaccgttcagaagggagacgaaggggaaccacagggagcacaggaacacacgggcacacaacatcaacgacgcgacaacaggcatagaaaacgcaggacttaaatacacagaagggctgatgagggaagaggaaacaggtgggaacacaggtgacactgataactaagacgagaccagagggaagcaaaactgaatacaacagacgggctggatgaatatcaaaataaaacaggaagtatgacaagggaacagagacgcaaacctgacagaatacagagagacacgagggactagaaataactgagggcaactctaacagataaaacaacctgagaaaacggaaaccataccaagaaaacataaaacactgggccaccggcccaggacatgacagtacccccccctcaaaggccggctcctgacggccaaaacaagaaacaaaaccagaccagggcggggggcgggggaccaggaaggagggcccgaaacaaaaaaacaaaaaccaggcagggagcaacaaggaagaaggcccagggacaaaaccaaaacacaggggacaaaacaaaaaacaacaaggcagGCCAAAAACAGTACAAAGTGCAGGGGAGTCCatgggaaaaccaaaacaaaacacaggaatccaaaaacaggtcagaagaGTTCAGGGGAaggcccaaaacagaaaacatagttcaggaggccgcagaggccaaggggccacaaagcaaaatcccaacgagggaggccaaccgcgctcccagcggcggcggcgacgacgaggaggagtcactggaggccgaccgcgctcccagcggcggcggcgacgaggaagagtcactggaggccgaccgcgctcccagcggcggcggcgacgaggaagagtcactggaggccgaccgcgctcccagcggcggcggcgacgaggaagagtcactggaggccgaccgcgctcccagcggcggcggcgacgaggaagagtcactggaggccgaccgcgctcccagcggcggcggcgacgaggaagagtcactggaggccgaccgcgctcccagcggcggcggcggcggcgacgaggaagagtcactggaggccgaccgcgctcccggcggcggcggcggcgaggacgagaaggaatcactggaggccgaccgcgctcccggcggcggcggcggcgacgacgagggggagtcactggaggccgaccgcgctcccagcggcggcggcgacgacgagggggagtcactggaggccgaccgcgctcccagcggcggcggcgacgacgagggggagtcactggaggccgaccgcggggcgtgcggcggcggcgacggggagcagacactggaggccgaccgcggggcatgcggcggcggagaagggcgaccccgggctctggtggggaaccctcgggtgacgtggagcgctcggactgagcgggaccccctggctcggagtgctcggactgagcgggaccccctggctcggactgagcggagacccccatcggctcggactgagcgggaccctctggcgcggagcgctcggactgagcggagacccccatcggctcggactgagcgggaccctctggcgcggagcgctcggactgagcggagacccccatcggctcggactgagcgggaccctctggcgcggagcgctcggactgagcggagacccccatcggctcggactgagcgggaccctctggcgcggagcgctcggactgagcggagacccccatcggctcggactgagcggagacccccatcggctcggactgagcggagacccccatcggctcggactgagcgggaccctctggcgcggagcgctcggactgagcggagacccccatcggctcggactgagcgggaccctctggcgcggagcgctcggactgagcggagacccccatcggctcggactgagcgggaccctctggcgcggagcgctcggactgagcggagacccccatcggctcggactgagcggaacactctgaggactctggcggcgcggactgagcaggactctccggatgctcgaacactggatgcgcaggctgggctgctttgcaaggcatagtgcgggtgagtctgatggtgaggatgatggcgacatgggagttaactgggactctgactcagaggccagagactcaacagcagtcgacgggagagaccggggctgagacaaagaagctgagtgcgtgggagctgaccctggggaagctgagtgcgtgggagctgaccctggggaagctgagtgcgtgggagctgaccctggggaagctgagtgcgtgggagctgaccctggggaagctgagtgcgtgggagctgaccctggggaagctgagtgcgtgggagctgaccctggggaagctgagtgcgtgggagctgaccctggggaagctgagtgcgtggaagcaggccgggagacgactggctgcgtggaagcaggccgggagacgactggctgcgtggaagcaggccggg from Archocentrus centrarchus isolate MPI-CPG fArcCen1 chromosome 7, fArcCen1, whole genome shotgun sequence encodes:
- the marchf9 gene encoding E3 ubiquitin-protein ligase MARCH9, encoding MWPNMFKYRIRMFFNELKVLVFMRSDSRQSSSDTDRRSNTTTTMRGLGMGGCGWPPFVDCHSRDDEEEYYGSDPRPRSLAFEDKEPKLQVGLDAVSLASTASSLRTPQCRICFQGPEQGELLSPCRCDGSVRCTHQPCLIRWISERGSWSCELCYFKYQVLAISTKNPLQWQAISLTVIEKVQIAAIILGSLFLIASISWLIWSSLSPSAKWQRQDLLFQICYGMYGFMDIVCIGLIIHEGSSVYRIFKRWQAVNQQWKVLNYEKSKDLGDPVSSSSKTGARGSRGNPHGLASSSSGRQSRRLRTILNHHCGYTILHILSQLRPNDPRISAAANREVVMRVTTV